The Camelina sativa cultivar DH55 chromosome 14, Cs, whole genome shotgun sequence genome includes a window with the following:
- the LOC104743541 gene encoding F-box/kelch-repeat protein At1g24800-like produces the protein MTMDSKVCSIRSHLCRSNDKEEEDLVGISIKQIDWLKHVEMSKVYHCNGLLLCVTKDHSRLVVWNPYLLQQWWISPRTDFHRLDSYALGYDMNRNHKILRFLDCFEKGVCMYEIYDFSSWRVLEVTPDWEIDPFQGGVSVKGNTYFYAHESTLAPGFSGGYMENGDFVVDDYEVEDFLLCFDFTREIFGPRLPLPFHSWSLEDTVTLSCVREEQLAVLYQEDEDSGIPCNIVHIWVTTSIEPNSVSWSKFLTVEMRPFARTGVRFDHYTGGTFFIDEEQKVAVVFDIDGYLPRGPKTVRYHTAFIIGEDGYFKSVSLGVAPKNPYEPPCSGYVPELYLPPLVCSSSYLPSLVHLNQQHKRKERDA, from the coding sequence ATGACGATGGATTCAAAGGTTTGTTCAATTAGATCCCATCTCTGCCGCAGCAATGACAAGGAAGAGGAAGACTTGGTTGGTATATCTATAAAGCAGATAGATTGGCTTAAACATGTGGAGATGTCTAAAGTGTATCACTGCAACGGGTTATTGTTATGCGTCACCAAGGACCACTCGAGGCTCGTGGTTTGGAACCCTTATTTGTTGCAACAATGGTGGATCAGCCCCAGAACAGATTTCCACAGGCTAGACAGCTATGCTCTCGGATACGACATGAAccgtaaccacaaaatcttgcGGTTTTTGGATTGTTTCGAGAAAGGCGTTTGCATGTACGAAATTTACGACTTTAGTTCATGGAGGGTTCTCGAGGTCACTCCCGACTGGGAGATAGATCCTTTTCAAGGCGGTGTTTCTGTGAAGGGAAATACCTACTTTTATGCTCATGAGTCAACACTAGCACCAGGCTTCTCTGGTGGATACATGGAAAATGGAGATTTTGTGGTAGATGACTATGAGGTTGAAGatttcttgctctgttttgattttacaagagagaTATTTGGTCCCCGTCTGCCTCTTCCGTTTCACTCTTGGAGTTTAGAGGACACTGTGACCCTCTCATGTGTTAGAGAAGAGCAGCTCGCTGTGCTATATCAGGAGGATGAGGATTCTGGTATTCCATGTAACATAGTTCATATTTGGGTTACAACTAGCATTGAGCCCAACTCTGTGTCCTGGAGCAAGTTTTTGACTGTGGAAATGAGACCATTTGCCCGCACTGGTGTTCGCTTTGACCATTATACGGGTGGGAccttcttcattgacgaggaaCAGAAAGTCGCTGTGGTGTTCGACATAGACGGATACCTACCCAGGGGTCCCAAGACAGTTCGTTACCATACTGCTTTTATCATTGGAGAAGATGGATACTTTAAATCTGTGAGTCTTGGAGTAGCTCCCAAAAACCCTTATGAACCTCCTTGTTCCGGGTATGTCCCAGAGCTTTATCTTCCCCCACttgtgtgttcttcttcttatcttccaAGTTTAGTGCATCTCAACCAACAgcacaaaaggaaagaaagagatgcTTAG